One region of Mus musculus strain C57BL/6J chromosome 15, GRCm38.p6 C57BL/6J genomic DNA includes:
- the Mtss1 gene encoding protein MTSS 1 isoform X27, with protein sequence MCMRHRSIEAKLRQFSSALIDCLINPLQEQMEEWKKVANQLDKDHAKEYKKARQEIKKKSSDTLKLQKKAKKVDAQGRGDIQPQLDSALQDVNDKYLLLEETEKQAVRKALIEERGRFCTFISMLRPVIEEEISMLGEITHLQTISEDLKSLTMDPHKLPSSSEQVILDLKGSDYSWSYQTPPSSPSTTMSRKSSVCSSLNSVNSSDSRSSGSHSHSPSSHYRYRSSNLAQQAPVRLSSVSSHDSGFISQDAFQSKSPSPMPPEAANQLSNGFSHCSLSSESHAGPVGAGPFPHCLPASRLLPRVTSVHLPDYAHYYTIGPGMFPSSQIPSWKDWAKPGPYDQPLVNTLQRRKEKREPDSNGGGPTTTGGPPAGAEEAQRPRSMTVSAATRPGEEMAACEELTLALSRGLQLDVQRSSRDSLQCSSGYSTQTTTPCCSEDTIPSQVSDYDYFSVSGDQEAEQQEFDKSSTIPRNSDISQSYRRMFQAKRPASTAGLPTTLGPAMVTPGVATIRRTPSTKPSVRRGTIGAGPIPIKTPVIPVKTPTVPDLPGVLPSPPDGPEERGEHSPESPSAGEGPQGVSNIPSSLWSGQAPVNPPLPGPKPSIPEEHRQAIPESEAEDQERDPPSATVSPGPIPESDPADLSPRESPQGEDMLNAIRRGVKLKKTTTNDRSAPRFS encoded by the exons AATATAAGAAAGCTCGACAAGAGATAAAAAAGAAGTCCTCTGACACGCTGAAGCTGCAGAAGAAGGCAAAAAAAG TGGACGCTCAGG GGAGGGGCGACATCCAGCCTCAGTTGGACAGCGCTCTCCAGGATGTCAACGATAAATACCTCCTGTTGGAGGAAACGGAGAAGCAGGCTGTGCGCAAGGCACTCATCGAAGAACGAGGCCGGTTCTGCACCTTCATCTCTATGCTGCGGCCAGTGATC GAGGAAGAGATTTCCATGTTAGGAGAGATTACCCACCTTCAGACCATATCGGAGGATCTGAAGAGCCTGACCATGGACCCTCACAAGCTGCCCTCCTCAAGTGAACAG GTGATTTTGGACTTGAAAGGTTCTGACTATAGTTGGTCCTATCAGACGCCTCCTTCTTCTCCCAGTACAACTATGTCCAGAAAGTCAAGTGTCTGCAG CAGCCTGAACAGCGTCAACAGCAGTGACTCCCGGTCCAGTGGCTCCCACTCGCACTCGCCCAGCTCGCATTACCGGTACCGCAGCTCTAACCTGGCCCAGCAGGCCCCCGTGAGGCTGTCCAGCGTGTCCTCCCACGACTCAGGATTCATATCCCAGGACGCCTTCCAGTCCAAGTCACCCTCTCCCATGCCACCTGAAGCTGCCAACCAG ttgTCTAATGGGTTTTCTCACTGTAGTTTATCAAGTGAGTCCCATGCAGGGCCCGTGGGTGCAGGCCCTTTCCCTcattgcctgcctgcctcccgcCTGCTCCCTCGGGTCACCTCTGTCCACCTTCCTGACTACGCTCATTATTACACCATTGGGCCCGGCATGTTCCCGTCATCTCAGATCCCTAGCTGGAAG GACTGGGCAAAGCCAGGACCCTATGACCAGCCACTGGTGAACACCCTCCAGCGCCGCAAAGAGAAACGTGAGCCAGACTCTAATGGGGGAGGACCCACTACGACAGGAGGGCCACCTGCAGGTGCTGAAGAGGCGCAGAGACCAAGGAGCATGACGGTGTCAGCTGCCACCAGG CCTGGTGAGGAGATGGCGGCCTGTGAGGAACTGACACTCGCCCTGTCCCGGGGCCTCCAGCTGGACGTGCAGAGGAGCAGCCGGGACTCACTACAGTGCTCCAGCGGCTACAGCACCCAGACCACCACCCCGTGCTGCTCTGAGGATACCATCCCCTCCCAAG TTTCAGATTACGATTATTTCTCTGTAAGTGGCgaccaggaggcagagcagcAAGAATTCGACAAGTCCTCCACCATTCCAAGGAACAGTGACATCAGCCAGTCTTACAGGCGGATGTTCCAAGCCAAGCGTCCAGCCTCAACGGCTGGCCTACCCACCACTCTCGGACCTGCTATGGTCACACCAGGGGTGGCGACCATCCGACGGACCCCTTCCACCAAGCCTTCTGTCCGCCGGGGGACCATCGGAGCTGGTCCTATTCCCATCAAGACACCAGTGATCCCTGTCAAAACCCCAACTGTCCCAGACCTCCCTGGGGTTTTGCCATCCCCTCCAGATGGGCCAGAGGAGCGGGGTGAGCACAGCCCCGAGTCTCCATCTGCAGGGGAGGGGCCCCAGGGTGTCAGCAATATACCCTCTTCCTTGTGGAGTGGCCAAGCACCCGTCAACCCTCCACTTCCAGGCCCAAAGCCCAGTATCCCTGAGGAACACAGACAGGCGATTCCAGAGAGCGAGGCTGAAGACCAGGAAAGGGACCCCCCAAGTGCCACTGTCTCCCCAGGCCCGATTCCAGAGAGTGACCCCGCAGACCTGAGCCCCAGAGAAAGTCCTCAGGGAGAAGACATGTTGAACGCCATCCGGAGGGGCGTGAAGCTGAAGAAGACGACCACCAACGATCGCTCAGCACCGCGCTTCTCTTAG
- the Mtss1 gene encoding protein MTSS 1 isoform X10, whose protein sequence is MRMHVYSRSKGGTREIGSALTRMCMRHRSIEAKLRQFSSALIDCLINPLQEQMEEWKKVANQLDKDHAKEYKKARQEIKKKSSDTLKLQKKAKKVDAQGRGDIQPQLDSALQDVNDKYLLLEETEKQAVRKALIEERGRFCTFISMLRPVIEEEISMLGEITHLQTISEDLKSLTMDPHKLPSSSEQVILDLKGSDYSWSYQTPPSSPSTTMSRKSSVCSSLNSVNSSDSRSSGSHSHSPSSHYRYRSSNLAQQAPVRLSSVSSHDSGFISQDAFQSKSPSPMPPEAANQNSSSSASSEASETCQSVSECSSPTSVSSGSTMGAWVSTEKLSNGFSHCSLSSESHAGPVGAGPFPHCLPASRLLPRVTSVHLPDYAHYYTIGPGMFPSSQIPSWKDWAKPGPYDQPLVNTLQRRKEKREPDSNGGGPTTTGGPPAGAEEAQRPRSMTVSAATRPGEEMAACEELTLALSRGLQLDVQRSSRDSLQCSSGYSTQTTTPCCSEDTIPSQGTRRPACRPAFRAGPAWEKKSCGPGPGPSNRILSSVSDYDYFSVSGDQEAEQQEFDKSSTIPRNSDISQSYRRMFQAKRPASTAGLPTTLGPAMVTPGVATIRRTPSTKPSVRRGTIGAGPIPIKTPVIPVKTPTVPDLPGVLPSPPDGPEERGEHSPESPSAGEGPQGVSNIPSSLWSGQAPVNPPLPGPKPSIPEEHRQAIPESEAEDQERDPPSATVSPGPIPESDPADLSPRESPQGEDMLNAIRRGVKLKKTTTNDRSAPRFS, encoded by the exons AATATAAGAAAGCTCGACAAGAGATAAAAAAGAAGTCCTCTGACACGCTGAAGCTGCAGAAGAAGGCAAAAAAAG TGGACGCTCAGG GGAGGGGCGACATCCAGCCTCAGTTGGACAGCGCTCTCCAGGATGTCAACGATAAATACCTCCTGTTGGAGGAAACGGAGAAGCAGGCTGTGCGCAAGGCACTCATCGAAGAACGAGGCCGGTTCTGCACCTTCATCTCTATGCTGCGGCCAGTGATC GAGGAAGAGATTTCCATGTTAGGAGAGATTACCCACCTTCAGACCATATCGGAGGATCTGAAGAGCCTGACCATGGACCCTCACAAGCTGCCCTCCTCAAGTGAACAG GTGATTTTGGACTTGAAAGGTTCTGACTATAGTTGGTCCTATCAGACGCCTCCTTCTTCTCCCAGTACAACTATGTCCAGAAAGTCAAGTGTCTGCAG CAGCCTGAACAGCGTCAACAGCAGTGACTCCCGGTCCAGTGGCTCCCACTCGCACTCGCCCAGCTCGCATTACCGGTACCGCAGCTCTAACCTGGCCCAGCAGGCCCCCGTGAGGCTGTCCAGCGTGTCCTCCCACGACTCAGGATTCATATCCCAGGACGCCTTCCAGTCCAAGTCACCCTCTCCCATGCCACCTGAAGCTGCCAACCAG AACTCGTCCAGCTCGGCCTCCTCCGAAGCGTCGGAAACCTGCCAGTCAGTGAGCGAGTGCAGCTCCCCCACCTCAGTCAGCTCAGGCTCTACCATGGGCGCCTGGGTGTCCACAGAGAAG ttgTCTAATGGGTTTTCTCACTGTAGTTTATCAAGTGAGTCCCATGCAGGGCCCGTGGGTGCAGGCCCTTTCCCTcattgcctgcctgcctcccgcCTGCTCCCTCGGGTCACCTCTGTCCACCTTCCTGACTACGCTCATTATTACACCATTGGGCCCGGCATGTTCCCGTCATCTCAGATCCCTAGCTGGAAG GACTGGGCAAAGCCAGGACCCTATGACCAGCCACTGGTGAACACCCTCCAGCGCCGCAAAGAGAAACGTGAGCCAGACTCTAATGGGGGAGGACCCACTACGACAGGAGGGCCACCTGCAGGTGCTGAAGAGGCGCAGAGACCAAGGAGCATGACGGTGTCAGCTGCCACCAGG CCTGGTGAGGAGATGGCGGCCTGTGAGGAACTGACACTCGCCCTGTCCCGGGGCCTCCAGCTGGACGTGCAGAGGAGCAGCCGGGACTCACTACAGTGCTCCAGCGGCTACAGCACCCAGACCACCACCCCGTGCTGCTCTGAGGATACCATCCCCTCCCAAGGTACGAGGCGCCCAGCTTGCCGTCCGGCTTTCCGGGCGGGTCCAG CATGGGAAAAGAAGAGCTGTGGCCCTGGACCTGGACCATCTAATCGGATCCTATCCTCAGTTTCAGATTACGATTATTTCTCTGTAAGTGGCgaccaggaggcagagcagcAAGAATTCGACAAGTCCTCCACCATTCCAAGGAACAGTGACATCAGCCAGTCTTACAGGCGGATGTTCCAAGCCAAGCGTCCAGCCTCAACGGCTGGCCTACCCACCACTCTCGGACCTGCTATGGTCACACCAGGGGTGGCGACCATCCGACGGACCCCTTCCACCAAGCCTTCTGTCCGCCGGGGGACCATCGGAGCTGGTCCTATTCCCATCAAGACACCAGTGATCCCTGTCAAAACCCCAACTGTCCCAGACCTCCCTGGGGTTTTGCCATCCCCTCCAGATGGGCCAGAGGAGCGGGGTGAGCACAGCCCCGAGTCTCCATCTGCAGGGGAGGGGCCCCAGGGTGTCAGCAATATACCCTCTTCCTTGTGGAGTGGCCAAGCACCCGTCAACCCTCCACTTCCAGGCCCAAAGCCCAGTATCCCTGAGGAACACAGACAGGCGATTCCAGAGAGCGAGGCTGAAGACCAGGAAAGGGACCCCCCAAGTGCCACTGTCTCCCCAGGCCCGATTCCAGAGAGTGACCCCGCAGACCTGAGCCCCAGAGAAAGTCCTCAGGGAGAAGACATGTTGAACGCCATCCGGAGGGGCGTGAAGCTGAAGAAGACGACCACCAACGATCGCTCAGCACCGCGCTTCTCTTAG
- the Mtss1 gene encoding protein MTSS 1 isoform X19 gives MCMRHRSIEAKLRQFSSALIDCLINPLQEQMEEWKKVANQLDKDHAKEYKKARQEIKKKSSDTLKLQKKAKKGRGDIQPQLDSALQDVNDKYLLLEETEKQAVRKALIEERGRFCTFISMLRPVIEEEISMLGEITHLQTISEDLKSLTMDPHKLPSSSEQVILDLKGSDYSWSYQTPPSSPSTTMSRKSSVCSSLNSVNSSDSRSSGSHSHSPSSHYRYRSSNLAQQAPVRLSSVSSHDSGFISQDAFQSKSPSPMPPEAANQNSSSSASSEASETCQSVSECSSPTSVSSGSTMGAWVSTEKLSNGFSHCSLSSESHAGPVGAGPFPHCLPASRLLPRVTSVHLPDYAHYYTIGPGMFPSSQIPSWKDWAKPGPYDQPLVNTLQRRKEKREPDSNGGGPTTTGGPPAGAEEAQRPRSMTVSAATRPGEEMAACEELTLALSRGLQLDVQRSSRDSLQCSSGYSTQTTTPCCSEDTIPSQGTRRPACRPAFRAGPAWEKKSCGPGPGPSNRILSSVSDYDYFSVSGDQEAEQQEFDKSSTIPRNSDISQSYRRMFQAKRPASTAGLPTTLGPAMVTPGVATIRRTPSTKPSVRRGTIGAGPIPIKTPVIPVKTPTVPDLPGVLPSPPDGPEERGEHSPESPSAGEGPQGVSNIPSSLWSGQAPVNPPLPGPKPSIPEEHRQAIPESEAEDQERDPPSATVSPGPIPESDPADLSPRESPQGEDMLNAIRRGVKLKKTTTNDRSAPRFS, from the exons AATATAAGAAAGCTCGACAAGAGATAAAAAAGAAGTCCTCTGACACGCTGAAGCTGCAGAAGAAGGCAAAAAAAG GGAGGGGCGACATCCAGCCTCAGTTGGACAGCGCTCTCCAGGATGTCAACGATAAATACCTCCTGTTGGAGGAAACGGAGAAGCAGGCTGTGCGCAAGGCACTCATCGAAGAACGAGGCCGGTTCTGCACCTTCATCTCTATGCTGCGGCCAGTGATC GAGGAAGAGATTTCCATGTTAGGAGAGATTACCCACCTTCAGACCATATCGGAGGATCTGAAGAGCCTGACCATGGACCCTCACAAGCTGCCCTCCTCAAGTGAACAG GTGATTTTGGACTTGAAAGGTTCTGACTATAGTTGGTCCTATCAGACGCCTCCTTCTTCTCCCAGTACAACTATGTCCAGAAAGTCAAGTGTCTGCAG CAGCCTGAACAGCGTCAACAGCAGTGACTCCCGGTCCAGTGGCTCCCACTCGCACTCGCCCAGCTCGCATTACCGGTACCGCAGCTCTAACCTGGCCCAGCAGGCCCCCGTGAGGCTGTCCAGCGTGTCCTCCCACGACTCAGGATTCATATCCCAGGACGCCTTCCAGTCCAAGTCACCCTCTCCCATGCCACCTGAAGCTGCCAACCAG AACTCGTCCAGCTCGGCCTCCTCCGAAGCGTCGGAAACCTGCCAGTCAGTGAGCGAGTGCAGCTCCCCCACCTCAGTCAGCTCAGGCTCTACCATGGGCGCCTGGGTGTCCACAGAGAAG ttgTCTAATGGGTTTTCTCACTGTAGTTTATCAAGTGAGTCCCATGCAGGGCCCGTGGGTGCAGGCCCTTTCCCTcattgcctgcctgcctcccgcCTGCTCCCTCGGGTCACCTCTGTCCACCTTCCTGACTACGCTCATTATTACACCATTGGGCCCGGCATGTTCCCGTCATCTCAGATCCCTAGCTGGAAG GACTGGGCAAAGCCAGGACCCTATGACCAGCCACTGGTGAACACCCTCCAGCGCCGCAAAGAGAAACGTGAGCCAGACTCTAATGGGGGAGGACCCACTACGACAGGAGGGCCACCTGCAGGTGCTGAAGAGGCGCAGAGACCAAGGAGCATGACGGTGTCAGCTGCCACCAGG CCTGGTGAGGAGATGGCGGCCTGTGAGGAACTGACACTCGCCCTGTCCCGGGGCCTCCAGCTGGACGTGCAGAGGAGCAGCCGGGACTCACTACAGTGCTCCAGCGGCTACAGCACCCAGACCACCACCCCGTGCTGCTCTGAGGATACCATCCCCTCCCAAGGTACGAGGCGCCCAGCTTGCCGTCCGGCTTTCCGGGCGGGTCCAG CATGGGAAAAGAAGAGCTGTGGCCCTGGACCTGGACCATCTAATCGGATCCTATCCTCAGTTTCAGATTACGATTATTTCTCTGTAAGTGGCgaccaggaggcagagcagcAAGAATTCGACAAGTCCTCCACCATTCCAAGGAACAGTGACATCAGCCAGTCTTACAGGCGGATGTTCCAAGCCAAGCGTCCAGCCTCAACGGCTGGCCTACCCACCACTCTCGGACCTGCTATGGTCACACCAGGGGTGGCGACCATCCGACGGACCCCTTCCACCAAGCCTTCTGTCCGCCGGGGGACCATCGGAGCTGGTCCTATTCCCATCAAGACACCAGTGATCCCTGTCAAAACCCCAACTGTCCCAGACCTCCCTGGGGTTTTGCCATCCCCTCCAGATGGGCCAGAGGAGCGGGGTGAGCACAGCCCCGAGTCTCCATCTGCAGGGGAGGGGCCCCAGGGTGTCAGCAATATACCCTCTTCCTTGTGGAGTGGCCAAGCACCCGTCAACCCTCCACTTCCAGGCCCAAAGCCCAGTATCCCTGAGGAACACAGACAGGCGATTCCAGAGAGCGAGGCTGAAGACCAGGAAAGGGACCCCCCAAGTGCCACTGTCTCCCCAGGCCCGATTCCAGAGAGTGACCCCGCAGACCTGAGCCCCAGAGAAAGTCCTCAGGGAGAAGACATGTTGAACGCCATCCGGAGGGGCGTGAAGCTGAAGAAGACGACCACCAACGATCGCTCAGCACCGCGCTTCTCTTAG
- the Mtss1 gene encoding protein MTSS 1 isoform X28: protein MCMRHRSIEAKLRQFSSALIDCLINPLQEQMEEWKKVANQLDKDHAKEYKKARQEIKKKSSDTLKLQKKAKKGRGDIQPQLDSALQDVNDKYLLLEETEKQAVRKALIEERGRFCTFISMLRPVIEEEISMLGEITHLQTISEDLKSLTMDPHKLPSSSEQVILDLKGSDYSWSYQTPPSSPSTTMSRKSSVCSSLNSVNSSDSRSSGSHSHSPSSHYRYRSSNLAQQAPVRLSSVSSHDSGFISQDAFQSKSPSPMPPEAANQNSSSSASSEASETCQSVSECSSPTSVSSGSTMGAWVSTEKDWAKPGPYDQPLVNTLQRRKEKREPDSNGGGPTTTGGPPAGAEEAQRPRSMTVSAATRPGEEMAACEELTLALSRGLQLDVQRSSRDSLQCSSGYSTQTTTPCCSEDTIPSQVSDYDYFSVSGDQEAEQQEFDKSSTIPRNSDISQSYRRMFQAKRPASTAGLPTTLGPAMVTPGVATIRRTPSTKPSVRRGTIGAGPIPIKTPVIPVKTPTVPDLPGVLPSPPDGPEERGEHSPESPSAGEGPQGVSNIPSSLWSGQAPVNPPLPGPKPSIPEEHRQAIPESEAEDQERDPPSATVSPGPIPESDPADLSPRESPQGEDMLNAIRRGVKLKKTTTNDRSAPRFS, encoded by the exons AATATAAGAAAGCTCGACAAGAGATAAAAAAGAAGTCCTCTGACACGCTGAAGCTGCAGAAGAAGGCAAAAAAAG GGAGGGGCGACATCCAGCCTCAGTTGGACAGCGCTCTCCAGGATGTCAACGATAAATACCTCCTGTTGGAGGAAACGGAGAAGCAGGCTGTGCGCAAGGCACTCATCGAAGAACGAGGCCGGTTCTGCACCTTCATCTCTATGCTGCGGCCAGTGATC GAGGAAGAGATTTCCATGTTAGGAGAGATTACCCACCTTCAGACCATATCGGAGGATCTGAAGAGCCTGACCATGGACCCTCACAAGCTGCCCTCCTCAAGTGAACAG GTGATTTTGGACTTGAAAGGTTCTGACTATAGTTGGTCCTATCAGACGCCTCCTTCTTCTCCCAGTACAACTATGTCCAGAAAGTCAAGTGTCTGCAG CAGCCTGAACAGCGTCAACAGCAGTGACTCCCGGTCCAGTGGCTCCCACTCGCACTCGCCCAGCTCGCATTACCGGTACCGCAGCTCTAACCTGGCCCAGCAGGCCCCCGTGAGGCTGTCCAGCGTGTCCTCCCACGACTCAGGATTCATATCCCAGGACGCCTTCCAGTCCAAGTCACCCTCTCCCATGCCACCTGAAGCTGCCAACCAG AACTCGTCCAGCTCGGCCTCCTCCGAAGCGTCGGAAACCTGCCAGTCAGTGAGCGAGTGCAGCTCCCCCACCTCAGTCAGCTCAGGCTCTACCATGGGCGCCTGGGTGTCCACAGAGAAG GACTGGGCAAAGCCAGGACCCTATGACCAGCCACTGGTGAACACCCTCCAGCGCCGCAAAGAGAAACGTGAGCCAGACTCTAATGGGGGAGGACCCACTACGACAGGAGGGCCACCTGCAGGTGCTGAAGAGGCGCAGAGACCAAGGAGCATGACGGTGTCAGCTGCCACCAGG CCTGGTGAGGAGATGGCGGCCTGTGAGGAACTGACACTCGCCCTGTCCCGGGGCCTCCAGCTGGACGTGCAGAGGAGCAGCCGGGACTCACTACAGTGCTCCAGCGGCTACAGCACCCAGACCACCACCCCGTGCTGCTCTGAGGATACCATCCCCTCCCAAG TTTCAGATTACGATTATTTCTCTGTAAGTGGCgaccaggaggcagagcagcAAGAATTCGACAAGTCCTCCACCATTCCAAGGAACAGTGACATCAGCCAGTCTTACAGGCGGATGTTCCAAGCCAAGCGTCCAGCCTCAACGGCTGGCCTACCCACCACTCTCGGACCTGCTATGGTCACACCAGGGGTGGCGACCATCCGACGGACCCCTTCCACCAAGCCTTCTGTCCGCCGGGGGACCATCGGAGCTGGTCCTATTCCCATCAAGACACCAGTGATCCCTGTCAAAACCCCAACTGTCCCAGACCTCCCTGGGGTTTTGCCATCCCCTCCAGATGGGCCAGAGGAGCGGGGTGAGCACAGCCCCGAGTCTCCATCTGCAGGGGAGGGGCCCCAGGGTGTCAGCAATATACCCTCTTCCTTGTGGAGTGGCCAAGCACCCGTCAACCCTCCACTTCCAGGCCCAAAGCCCAGTATCCCTGAGGAACACAGACAGGCGATTCCAGAGAGCGAGGCTGAAGACCAGGAAAGGGACCCCCCAAGTGCCACTGTCTCCCCAGGCCCGATTCCAGAGAGTGACCCCGCAGACCTGAGCCCCAGAGAAAGTCCTCAGGGAGAAGACATGTTGAACGCCATCCGGAGGGGCGTGAAGCTGAAGAAGACGACCACCAACGATCGCTCAGCACCGCGCTTCTCTTAG
- the Mtss1 gene encoding protein MTSS 1 isoform X16, which yields MCMRHRSIEAKLRQFSSALIDCLINPLQEQMEEWKKVANQLDKDHAKEYKKARQEIKKKSSDTLKLQKKAKKVDAQGRGDIQPQLDSALQDVNDKYLLLEETEKQAVRKALIEERGRFCTFISMLRPVIEEEISMLGEITHLQTISEDLKSLTMDPHKLPSSSEQVILDLKGSDYSWSYQTPPSSPSTTMSRKSSVCSSLNSVNSSDSRSSGSHSHSPSSHYRYRSSNLAQQAPVRLSSVSSHDSGFISQDAFQSKSPSPMPPEAANQNSSSSASSEASETCQSVSECSSPTSVSSGSTMGAWVSTEKLSNGFSHCSLSSESHAGPVGAGPFPHCLPASRLLPRVTSVHLPDYAHYYTIGPGMFPSSQIPSWKDWAKPGPYDQPLVNTLQRRKEKREPDSNGGGPTTTGGPPAGAEEAQRPRSMTVSAATRPGEEMAACEELTLALSRGLQLDVQRSSRDSLQCSSGYSTQTTTPCCSEDTIPSQGTRRPACRPAFRAGPAWEKKSCGPGPGPSNRILSSVSDYDYFSVSGDQEAEQQEFDKSSTIPRNSDISQSYRRMFQAKRPASTAGLPTTLGPAMVTPGVATIRRTPSTKPSVRRGTIGAGPIPIKTPVIPVKTPTVPDLPGVLPSPPDGPEERGEHSPESPSAGEGPQGVSNIPSSLWSGQAPVNPPLPGPKPSIPEEHRQAIPESEAEDQERDPPSATVSPGPIPESDPADLSPRESPQGEDMLNAIRRGVKLKKTTTNDRSAPRFS from the exons AATATAAGAAAGCTCGACAAGAGATAAAAAAGAAGTCCTCTGACACGCTGAAGCTGCAGAAGAAGGCAAAAAAAG TGGACGCTCAGG GGAGGGGCGACATCCAGCCTCAGTTGGACAGCGCTCTCCAGGATGTCAACGATAAATACCTCCTGTTGGAGGAAACGGAGAAGCAGGCTGTGCGCAAGGCACTCATCGAAGAACGAGGCCGGTTCTGCACCTTCATCTCTATGCTGCGGCCAGTGATC GAGGAAGAGATTTCCATGTTAGGAGAGATTACCCACCTTCAGACCATATCGGAGGATCTGAAGAGCCTGACCATGGACCCTCACAAGCTGCCCTCCTCAAGTGAACAG GTGATTTTGGACTTGAAAGGTTCTGACTATAGTTGGTCCTATCAGACGCCTCCTTCTTCTCCCAGTACAACTATGTCCAGAAAGTCAAGTGTCTGCAG CAGCCTGAACAGCGTCAACAGCAGTGACTCCCGGTCCAGTGGCTCCCACTCGCACTCGCCCAGCTCGCATTACCGGTACCGCAGCTCTAACCTGGCCCAGCAGGCCCCCGTGAGGCTGTCCAGCGTGTCCTCCCACGACTCAGGATTCATATCCCAGGACGCCTTCCAGTCCAAGTCACCCTCTCCCATGCCACCTGAAGCTGCCAACCAG AACTCGTCCAGCTCGGCCTCCTCCGAAGCGTCGGAAACCTGCCAGTCAGTGAGCGAGTGCAGCTCCCCCACCTCAGTCAGCTCAGGCTCTACCATGGGCGCCTGGGTGTCCACAGAGAAG ttgTCTAATGGGTTTTCTCACTGTAGTTTATCAAGTGAGTCCCATGCAGGGCCCGTGGGTGCAGGCCCTTTCCCTcattgcctgcctgcctcccgcCTGCTCCCTCGGGTCACCTCTGTCCACCTTCCTGACTACGCTCATTATTACACCATTGGGCCCGGCATGTTCCCGTCATCTCAGATCCCTAGCTGGAAG GACTGGGCAAAGCCAGGACCCTATGACCAGCCACTGGTGAACACCCTCCAGCGCCGCAAAGAGAAACGTGAGCCAGACTCTAATGGGGGAGGACCCACTACGACAGGAGGGCCACCTGCAGGTGCTGAAGAGGCGCAGAGACCAAGGAGCATGACGGTGTCAGCTGCCACCAGG CCTGGTGAGGAGATGGCGGCCTGTGAGGAACTGACACTCGCCCTGTCCCGGGGCCTCCAGCTGGACGTGCAGAGGAGCAGCCGGGACTCACTACAGTGCTCCAGCGGCTACAGCACCCAGACCACCACCCCGTGCTGCTCTGAGGATACCATCCCCTCCCAAGGTACGAGGCGCCCAGCTTGCCGTCCGGCTTTCCGGGCGGGTCCAG CATGGGAAAAGAAGAGCTGTGGCCCTGGACCTGGACCATCTAATCGGATCCTATCCTCAGTTTCAGATTACGATTATTTCTCTGTAAGTGGCgaccaggaggcagagcagcAAGAATTCGACAAGTCCTCCACCATTCCAAGGAACAGTGACATCAGCCAGTCTTACAGGCGGATGTTCCAAGCCAAGCGTCCAGCCTCAACGGCTGGCCTACCCACCACTCTCGGACCTGCTATGGTCACACCAGGGGTGGCGACCATCCGACGGACCCCTTCCACCAAGCCTTCTGTCCGCCGGGGGACCATCGGAGCTGGTCCTATTCCCATCAAGACACCAGTGATCCCTGTCAAAACCCCAACTGTCCCAGACCTCCCTGGGGTTTTGCCATCCCCTCCAGATGGGCCAGAGGAGCGGGGTGAGCACAGCCCCGAGTCTCCATCTGCAGGGGAGGGGCCCCAGGGTGTCAGCAATATACCCTCTTCCTTGTGGAGTGGCCAAGCACCCGTCAACCCTCCACTTCCAGGCCCAAAGCCCAGTATCCCTGAGGAACACAGACAGGCGATTCCAGAGAGCGAGGCTGAAGACCAGGAAAGGGACCCCCCAAGTGCCACTGTCTCCCCAGGCCCGATTCCAGAGAGTGACCCCGCAGACCTGAGCCCCAGAGAAAGTCCTCAGGGAGAAGACATGTTGAACGCCATCCGGAGGGGCGTGAAGCTGAAGAAGACGACCACCAACGATCGCTCAGCACCGCGCTTCTCTTAG